In Erpetoichthys calabaricus chromosome 2, fErpCal1.3, whole genome shotgun sequence, a genomic segment contains:
- the LOC114646113 gene encoding uncharacterized protein LOC114646113 isoform X2, giving the protein MWITVAVFLKMLIFSYVNSENSYPLDTLTVEQGHRARLQCILGDLTTVTFVSWYRHLPNGGLSYVAHYTRYTSQVSRYTGEIHQENGTSVLIIDNVQRNDSATYVCIARSSSHYRAGSSCTLIVEDPQVPPRVFIFYSPDTTPGWMEPLSFVCLVKDSSPWWNLLTWRTNGMETKRQEIGHEGFIDVEGSYSFISHFSTIPNHDLKVTCEIHNNVTGHLVQKHYVLGFSNQGEQGCQSLLHFGIPGVLILILLFLTTACVCKRLNNGPSLKPASPKHGAERSQGEHTLTEYASLNV; this is encoded by the exons ATGTGGATCACAGTGGCTGTTTTCTTAAAAATGCTTATCTTTTCTT ATGTGAACTCAGAAAACTCTTATCCCCTAGACACACTCACCGTGGAACAAGGACACCGCGCCAGACTGCAGTGTATTCTGGGAGACCTTACCACCGTCACTTTTGTCAGTTGGTATCGACATCTCCCGAATGGAGGGCTCAGTTATGTGGCACATTATACCAGATACACATCACAGGTGTCACGATACACCGGCGAGATACATCAAGAAAACGGGACAAGCGTTTTAATTATAGATAATGTGCAAAGAAACGATTCAGCGACTTACGTGTGCATAGCGAGATCCTCGAGCCACTATAGAGCTGGCTCCTCTTGTACCCTCATAGTGGAAG ATCCACAGGTTCCTCCTAGAGTCTTCATATTTTACTCACCCGACACTACACCAGGATGGATGGAGCcactttcttttgtttgtttggtaAAGGACTCTTCTCCTTGGTGGAACCTTTTAACTTGGAGAACCAATGGAATGgaaacaaaaagacaagaaattGGACATGAAGGGTTTATCGACGTGGAAGGCTCTTATTCGTTTATCAGTCACTTTTCAACCATTCCAAACCACGATTTAAAAGTAACTTGTGAGATTCACAACAACGTAACTGGACATCTGGTTCAAAAGCATTATGTACTTGGTTTTTCAAATCAAGGAGAACAAG GTTGCCAGTCCCTGTTACACTTTGGAATTCCTGGAGTTTTGATATTGATATTGCTGTTCCTCACTACTGCTTGTGTCTGCAAGAGGCTTAACAATG ggCCAAGCCTGAAGCCTGCCTCCCCAAAACACGGGGCAGAGAGGAGCCAAGGAGAACATACACTG acTGAATATGCCTCTCTGAATGTTTAA
- the LOC114646113 gene encoding uncharacterized protein LOC114646113 isoform X1, with translation MWITVAVFLKMLIFSYVNSENSYPLDTLTVEQGHRARLQCILGDLTTVTFVSWYRHLPNGGLSYVAHYTRYTSQVSRYTGEIHQENGTSVLIIDNVQRNDSATYVCIARSSSHYRAGSSCTLIVEDPQVPPRVFIFYSPDTTPGWMEPLSFVCLVKDSSPWWNLLTWRTNGMETKRQEIGHEGFIDVEGSYSFISHFSTIPNHDLKVTCEIHNNVTGHLVQKHYVLGFSNQGEQGCQSLLHFGIPGVLILILLFLTTACVCKRLNNGPSLKPASPKHGAERSQGEHTLIQFIQNSAARVLTQTRSSKDSTPNLLHLYCLPVSLQD, from the exons ATGTGGATCACAGTGGCTGTTTTCTTAAAAATGCTTATCTTTTCTT ATGTGAACTCAGAAAACTCTTATCCCCTAGACACACTCACCGTGGAACAAGGACACCGCGCCAGACTGCAGTGTATTCTGGGAGACCTTACCACCGTCACTTTTGTCAGTTGGTATCGACATCTCCCGAATGGAGGGCTCAGTTATGTGGCACATTATACCAGATACACATCACAGGTGTCACGATACACCGGCGAGATACATCAAGAAAACGGGACAAGCGTTTTAATTATAGATAATGTGCAAAGAAACGATTCAGCGACTTACGTGTGCATAGCGAGATCCTCGAGCCACTATAGAGCTGGCTCCTCTTGTACCCTCATAGTGGAAG ATCCACAGGTTCCTCCTAGAGTCTTCATATTTTACTCACCCGACACTACACCAGGATGGATGGAGCcactttcttttgtttgtttggtaAAGGACTCTTCTCCTTGGTGGAACCTTTTAACTTGGAGAACCAATGGAATGgaaacaaaaagacaagaaattGGACATGAAGGGTTTATCGACGTGGAAGGCTCTTATTCGTTTATCAGTCACTTTTCAACCATTCCAAACCACGATTTAAAAGTAACTTGTGAGATTCACAACAACGTAACTGGACATCTGGTTCAAAAGCATTATGTACTTGGTTTTTCAAATCAAGGAGAACAAG GTTGCCAGTCCCTGTTACACTTTGGAATTCCTGGAGTTTTGATATTGATATTGCTGTTCCTCACTACTGCTTGTGTCTGCAAGAGGCTTAACAATG ggCCAAGCCTGAAGCCTGCCTCCCCAAAACACGGGGCAGAGAGGAGCCAAGGAGAACATACACTG ATTCAGttcattcaaaactctgctgcaagagtccttacacagacccgTAGCAGCAAGGACAGCACACCCAACCTGCTGCACCTCTACTGCCTTCCTGTGTCTTTACaagactga